A part of Toxotes jaculatrix isolate fToxJac2 chromosome 24, fToxJac2.pri, whole genome shotgun sequence genomic DNA contains:
- the LOC121177699 gene encoding claudin-34-like → MTYLAHTAHAQLGALWLSCVGWTLTAVALGLIQWRVWQVSDREVISSGVAWVGIWRACFNSYTVVTPGFKVMHCRYISLTEAFTPPEIVAGQVLMVLSLLVGLCGNAGGVYALRNIYFGKSSLVRLSFFTSGALCLLAAVMSLIPLLWNLTAVVTNQTIVFPPEFKMPQSPDSQYVGCGIGVGMVGSALMIVSGIIFCLYKLPVKPKPRAELCVREQVHLDGSLPAPSVTDSRGALTSCVGKQNPAFELHEHL, encoded by the coding sequence ATGACGTACCTGGCTCACACAGCCCACGCCCAGCTCGGCGCCCTTTGGCTGAGCTGCGTGGGCTGGACTCTCACTGCTGTGGCCCTTGGGCTCATCCAGTGGAGGGTTTGGCAGGTGTCTGACAGGGAGGTCATCAGCTCCGGCGTGGCCTGGGTGGGAATCTGGAGGGCCTGCTTCAACAGCTACACCGTGGTGACCCCTGGCTTCAAGGTCATGCACTGCAGGTACATCAGTCTGACCGAGGCTTTCACACCACCAGAAATTGTGGCAGGTCAGGTTCTCATGGTCCTGTCTCTGCTGGTGGGGCTTTGTGGGAACGCTGGTGGTGTTTATGCCTTGAGGAACATCTACTTTGGGAAGAGCTCACTCGTCCGCTTATCGTTCTTCACCTCTGGAGCTCTGTGCCTCTTGGCCGCCGTGATGTCTTTGATACCTCTCCTGTGGAATCTGACGGCCGTGGTGACCAACCAGACCATCGTGTTCCCCCCTGAGTTCAAAATGCCCCAGTCGCCTGATTCACAATACGTGGGGTGTGGCATAGGCGTCGGGATGGTGGGATCAGCCCTGATGATTGTCTCTgggattattttctgtttgtataaGTTGCCAGTGAAGCCCAAACCCAGGGCcgagctgtgtgtgagggaacAGGTGCACCTGGACGGGTCATTACCTGCTCCATCTGTGACTGACAGTCGAGGGGCTTTAACAAGCTGTGTGGGGAAACAGAACCCAGCATTTGAGCTTCACGAGCACTTGTGA